A genomic segment from Oryctolagus cuniculus chromosome 14, mOryCun1.1, whole genome shotgun sequence encodes:
- the GCNT4 gene encoding beta-1,3-galactosyl-O-glycosyl-glycoprotein beta-1,6-N-acetylglucosaminyltransferase 4 — MKVLRCCLKYPLQHKVFIVFLTLWLFSLVKLLNVGRLLFPPEGLYIVEYSLSTSPFVRNRYTHVKDAASHEVNCSAIYEQEPLEVGKSLEIRRRHIVDLEDDDVAAMTSDCDIYHSLRRYHQKLVSGEERRFPVAYSLVVHKDAIMVERLLRAIYAQHNVYCIHYDLKSPDAFQVAMKNLAKCFPNVFIASRLEAVQYAHISRLQADLNCLSDLLKSSVQWKYVINLCGQDFPLKSNFELVSELKKLNGANMLETVRPPNSKTERFTYHHELRQVPHDSVRLPVRTNVSKQAPPHHIEVFVGSAYFVLSQAFVNYIFNSSLVTDFFAWSQDTYSPDEHFWATLVRVPGVPGEISRSAQDVSDLQSKTRLVKWNYYEGVFYPSCTGTHLRSVCIYGAAELRWLIKDGHWFANKFDSKVDPVLIKCLAEKLEEQQREWISLSSENPTVTSV, encoded by the coding sequence ATGAAGGTACTCAGGTGTTGTCTTAAATATCCTCTCCAGCATAAGGTTTTCATCGTGTTTCTGACCCTGTGGCTGTTCTCCTTGGTGAAGCTGCTCAATGTGGGGAGACTTCTCTTCCCTCCAGAAGGCCTGTACATCGTTGAGTACTCCCTCAGTACCTCGCCTTTTGTAAGAAACAGGTACACCCATGTTAAAGACGCGGCCAGCCATGAAGTTAACTGTTCAGCCATCTATGAACAGGAGCCTCTGGAGGTCGGCAAGAGTCTGGAAATCAGAAGGAGACACATTGTGGACCTGGAGGATGATGATGTCGCGGCAATGACGAGTGACTGTGACATCTATCACTCTCTGAGGAGGTACCATCAGAAGCTCGTGTCAGGGGAGGAGAGACGCTTCCCAGTAGCCTATTCCTTGGTTGTGCACAAAGATGCAATCATGGTTGAGAGACTTCTCCGTGCTATATATGCCCAGCACAATGTCTACTGCATCCATTACGACCTCAAGTCGCCTGACGCCTTCCAAGTCGCCATGAAGAATTTAGCAAAGTGCTTCCCCAATGTCTTCATTGCTTCCAGATTAGAGGCCGTGCAGTACGCTCACATTTCCAGACTCCAAGCTGACTTGAATTGCCTGTCAGACCTTCTCAAGTCTTCAGTTCAATGGAAATACGTTATCAATCTGTGTGGGCAAGATTTCCCCCTGAAGTCCAATTTCGAGTTAGTGTCAGAGTTGAAGAAACTCAACGGAGCAAATATGTTAGAGACGGTCAGACCCCCAAACAGCAAAACGGAAAGGTTCACTTATCACCATGAGCTCAGGCAGGTGCCTCACGACAGCGTGAGACTACCAGTGAGGACAAATGTCTCCAAGCAGGCGCCCCCGCACCACATTGAGGTATTTGTCGGCAGTGCCTACTTTGTTTTAAGTCAAGCATTTGTGAATTATATTTTCAACAGCTCCCTCGTTACAGACTTCTTTGCCTGGTCTCAAGACACATACTCGCCTGATGAGCACTTTTGGGCGACCTTAGTTCGGGTACCAGGAGTACCTGGAGAGATTTCCAGGTCAGCCCAGGACGTGTCTGACCTACAGAGCAAGACCCGCCTTGTCAAGTGGAATTACTACGAAGGGGTTTTCTACCCCAGTTGCACTGGAACGCACCTTCGAAGTGTGTGTATTTATGGAGCTGCAGAATTAAGGTGGCTTATAAAAGATGGACATTGGTTTGCTAATAAATTTGATTCTAAGGTGGACCCTGTTTTGATTAAGTGCTTGGCAGAAAAGCTggaagaacaacagagagagtggATCTCTTTGTCTTCAGAAAATCCCACAGTCACATCTGTGTAG